TCCGTTGCCAGTGGCTTGAGGTCATTTTTCCACTCTTCGGACATTCGTGCTGAATAGCTGATTTTTTCCTCTTCTTCCGCTCCTTCTCGAATCTGTTTTTTCAAAATTGGATCAGAAACCAAGCAAAATGTCCAAGGTTGCTTGTGGGCTCCGGAGGGTGCTGTTCCGGCAGATTTTATAATTGTTTCTAAAATTTGCTCGGGAATGGGTTTGGTATCAAATTCTCTTACAGTTCTTCGTGTGTTCATTTTTTGAAAGAACTCATGACTGACTTTTTCCATTTCCTGCTCGTTCAACTGTTCAGAACGGTAGCGAATATGTGAGAATCCCCCGATGTTTTTCTTTTCCATAAGGCATAAAAAAGGCTATCTCGAAAGATAGCCTTTTCTGTAAATTCAAATGCCTGATTAATCCAAGGTAATCTCCTTGCTCCCTCCAGGGTAAGTAATCTTGATTACTTTATCGCAGGTCCCACCTCCATAATCTACACCGACAGTAGTAGTCCCATAGGAATACGTCATAGTCCCAGAACTAGGCACATACACTCCAGTATTCACACAATCTTCTTTGACAATCAAAGCATCAATAATGGTTGCTGTATAGCTTTTGTTATCTCGACTAGTGCCAGAAGCGGTACCCGTCACCGAGGCTTCATAGCCAGAGGAAGCCAAGCTTACCAGTCGGGTTTGGTCTGTCGTGTACGTGACAAAGGTGTTATCTGGCCAGGTGATTTTTCCATCCGTGATTTTCACTTTAAGTGACACTTTAGAGTTGATCAAGTCAATGCCGGCATTCGTTAGTGAGCGGGTTCCTTCAATTTTGATTCCGTTCACTTCATATCCTTGGAATGTGGTGGTCACAGAAGCACCTGGGAAAAGGAAATTGGTTCCGGTGTAGTTCAGAATGATTTTTCCTTTTCGGGTGACGCCGTTGGATGAGGTACAACCCGCTCCAAAATCTACAATGATCGTTTTGGTAGCAGTATCGTGATCGATACTTGATCCTTCACATAGTTCTGTTGTTTGGGTAGTTCGAAGTCCCAACCCGCTTGTCTGGATGACATCGAGTAACAAAAAGTCTAAGTCTTCAAACGAAGAGTTAATCACAAATTCATCTTCTACAAGGCTTAAATCTGGCTCCCCGGCAATAGGGTTAGGATCGTCAGAACAGGCAAAGTTCAAAAGTACGAGCGTTGCTAGCGCTACTGAGGCAAGGTATGATTGAATCGTTTTCATAGTTTGAAATAAAAATGAGAGGATAAAATTTATTTATTCTTAGATGGTTCAGAAGGTTTTGATTTGGTTCGATCACTGACACAGCCAATGTTTTGGGTCAATGCAATGTCTTTAGGAAGAATTCCAAAATCCTGTGAAAGGTCCCAATCTTCCAATTCGGGGGTTTCCAATTTAGGTCGAGTTGAGGACTTTTTTTTCATAGGACAAAGTTGATTGAGTTTTGGCAATTTGATAGGAACTCGATGAAAAAGTTTAAAATTTTCATGAATTTCTATCTTTGATCATGCAATCATTCGATTTTAATTCTCAAGGATTAGACCAAAAGCTACTCAAAATACGAAGGCAGAGTATTCAAGTTTCATTGATTCGAATCTTGGTATTTTTCACCTTGGGTGCTGTAGCAATTTTAGGGGTTTCTGAGCATCCTTTTTGGTTGATTCTAGCAGCAGCAATTGGGATTTTATTCGTTCGACTCATCCAGCGATATACTTTTTTAAAAGATCAAGAGGCGATCTACAATAAGTTGGATCAAATCCTTCGAGAGCGAAAAAATCGAATTGATCGGCAGCTGACGGGATTGGATACCGGCATGGAGTTTATGGAAAAGGAGCACCCTTTTTCAGGAGATTTAGATCTTTTTGGTTTGCATTCCTTCTTCCAATTGCTCAATCATACCGGAACTGCGGAGGGGAAGAGTCTTTTGGCATCTGCCATGAAAGCTCCGTTTGATTTTAGAACAATTGCTGAAAGACAACTTGCAGTCAAAGATCTAGCAGGCCGGCCTTCATTTTTGGAGGCCATGGAAGCAGTGTCGAGATCCTTTCCCCTTTCTGCTTTGGATCGGATCAAGTGGGAGGCATGGCTTAAAAAAATAGAACCCAAGTCCGTCTTATTTCAAGTTTTGGCTGTTGTAGGGCCTTTGGGTGGAGTTCTTATTTCAGTTGGTCTATATGCGGAATGGATTCCCCAGTGGATGCTGGGATTATGGATATTGCTTGGGGCAGGGTTTTTATCCAGGATATTCCAGCCCTTGAAAAATGCAGCTGAATCGATTCCAGTGGCCTCTCATCTCAAATCCTGGAGGTTAAGAGCGCAATTAATTGAGCAGGAGAAATTTTCATCAGAAAG
Above is a window of Algoriphagus sanaruensis DNA encoding:
- a CDS encoding nitroreductase family protein, which translates into the protein MEKKNIGGFSHIRYRSEQLNEQEMEKVSHEFFQKMNTRRTVREFDTKPIPEQILETIIKSAGTAPSGAHKQPWTFCLVSDPILKKQIREGAEEEEKISYSARMSEEWKNDLKPLATDWQKPFLEDAPYLIVVFKQVYGWEQGQKAQHYYVNESVGIACGMLITAIHLAGLATVTHTPSPMNFLGKILNRPENERPYLLLPVGYPKEETYVPDITRKSIDEILVRYS